A window of the Butyricimonas faecalis genome harbors these coding sequences:
- a CDS encoding DUF5117 and DUF5118 domain-containing protein, whose protein sequence is MKRVDRLYILLLFFCCLPVINVLGQEDVKQPLAFNDFFHEKMEKIVGILPVYQDSTSVYLEIPDRLLGREIEIRAQINKGFDMVARPLESLGVVYLEKVENGSIYLQRRNFSERVSGKKDELYEAFRKSNLQPVDIVYPIKAYASGNSGYIIDITEMLKTRDEWFKVSFSKMRGQESSLAKILGVHSFVDGVSFAVHRMYGFSPEQAQAGMISPGGFLPVEIGCVVTLLPEQEMKERWADERIKYQAISFWDYSQNPYCAERDSIIRRWNLGISKRDKEAYQRGKWVNPLNPIVFYIDTCCPVEWIPRIKEAVLAWNTAFEKAGFKNVMQVRIADTRTVLVEQRAVIAYDLDEIGIKTTCTFHPKTGEILSCRINIGHGFLPGELQRYLLQCGTVDDRICANRFHPEVAGEILRARVMKAVGQALGLGDNLIGSTAFTIEQVKDAAWLKKYGYTGSIMDENPYHYAIRKTDRVPLKELVPRIGIYDCLAIEWGYREFLSCKDRYEAWEILRKKYKDFELENLSSKEKDTRVCRGDLSNNPLKALDDGITNLLSLTELMDDIVYPGKKYDWGRAIMALNKAGIDLFGEYLLQVASYIGGKRGNVPISIEEQSEAMKILDKYVFTGEKEIITKTVRENMLGQMRENYIRQMKKVFQYLSSSEVIKRIVDSEQEHVGKVYTTDMYFKDLFSMLFCDFAENSEISFDRMDMQILCVDVLLEQVTGTQTEDLCNSMVRWKLQELCENLKKLENLHKSQHVRMMCKILISRIEKGIGKV, encoded by the coding sequence ATGAAAAGAGTGGATAGACTATATATACTTCTTTTGTTTTTTTGTTGCTTGCCCGTGATAAACGTGTTGGGACAGGAGGATGTAAAACAACCCTTGGCTTTTAATGATTTTTTCCATGAAAAGATGGAAAAAATAGTAGGGATTTTGCCTGTTTATCAGGATTCCACGAGCGTGTATCTTGAAATCCCGGATCGTTTGTTAGGACGAGAAATAGAGATTCGGGCACAAATAAATAAAGGGTTTGACATGGTGGCTCGTCCGTTGGAGAGTCTAGGCGTCGTGTATTTGGAAAAAGTCGAGAATGGTTCTATTTATTTGCAGCGTCGGAATTTTTCAGAACGTGTGTCTGGGAAAAAGGATGAATTGTACGAGGCTTTCCGGAAATCAAACCTGCAACCTGTTGATATCGTGTATCCGATAAAAGCTTACGCTTCGGGTAATTCCGGTTATATTATTGATATTACTGAAATGTTGAAAACACGAGATGAATGGTTCAAAGTTTCTTTTTCAAAAATGAGGGGGCAGGAATCTTCTTTAGCAAAGATTCTTGGGGTGCACTCGTTTGTTGATGGGGTGAGTTTTGCCGTGCATCGGATGTATGGCTTTTCTCCGGAACAGGCACAGGCCGGTATGATTTCCCCTGGTGGTTTTCTACCGGTAGAAATTGGTTGTGTCGTAACCTTATTGCCGGAACAGGAAATGAAAGAACGGTGGGCTGATGAACGAATCAAGTATCAGGCGATTTCTTTTTGGGATTATTCTCAGAATCCTTATTGTGCGGAAAGAGATTCAATCATCCGAAGATGGAATCTTGGAATTTCTAAAAGGGATAAGGAGGCGTATCAACGCGGGAAATGGGTGAACCCCTTGAATCCGATTGTTTTTTACATAGACACTTGTTGTCCGGTTGAATGGATTCCTCGTATAAAAGAAGCTGTTCTCGCGTGGAATACGGCTTTTGAGAAGGCAGGTTTTAAAAATGTAATGCAAGTAAGAATAGCGGATACTCGCACCGTGTTGGTTGAACAGCGAGCCGTGATTGCATACGATTTGGATGAGATCGGTATTAAAACAACATGTACGTTTCATCCTAAAACGGGAGAAATCCTGTCGTGTAGAATTAACATCGGGCATGGTTTTTTGCCTGGGGAATTACAGCGTTACTTGTTGCAGTGCGGGACGGTTGATGATCGGATATGCGCTAATCGTTTTCACCCGGAAGTGGCAGGGGAGATACTGCGTGCACGGGTAATGAAGGCCGTCGGTCAGGCTTTAGGATTGGGAGATAATTTAATCGGTAGTACGGCTTTTACGATAGAGCAGGTGAAAGATGCAGCATGGCTAAAAAAATACGGCTATACGGGTTCAATCATGGATGAGAATCCGTATCATTATGCTATACGGAAAACAGATCGGGTCCCCTTGAAAGAACTTGTTCCAAGAATTGGAATTTATGACTGTTTGGCCATTGAATGGGGATATCGGGAATTTCTTTCCTGTAAAGATCGTTACGAGGCATGGGAGATTTTACGAAAAAAATATAAGGATTTCGAGTTGGAGAATTTGTCTTCGAAAGAAAAAGACACGCGGGTGTGTCGCGGGGATTTATCGAATAATCCATTGAAAGCCTTGGATGATGGAATAACCAACTTGCTCTCTCTAACCGAACTTATGGATGATATTGTCTATCCCGGTAAAAAGTATGATTGGGGACGAGCAATTATGGCTTTAAATAAAGCCGGTATAGATTTGTTCGGAGAATACTTGTTGCAAGTTGCATCTTATATCGGCGGAAAGAGAGGAAACGTTCCGATTTCTATTGAGGAACAAAGTGAAGCCATGAAAATATTGGACAAATATGTGTTTACAGGGGAAAAGGAGATCATCACGAAAACGGTTCGAGAGAATATGCTCGGGCAAATGCGAGAAAATTATATCCGTCAAATGAAGAAAGTATTTCAATATCTATCCTCTTCGGAGGTAATAAAACGTATCGTTGATTCGGAACAAGAACACGTGGGAAAGGTTTACACGACCGATATGTATTTTAAAGATTTATTTTCTATGTTGTTTTGTGATTTTGCTGAAAATAGCGAGATATCATTTGATCGGATGGATATGCAGATATTATGTGTTGATGTTTTATTAGAACAAGTTACTGGAACTCAAACTGAAGATCTTTGTAATTCTATGGTGAGATGGAAGTTACAAGAACTCTGTGAGAATTTAAAGAAATTGGAAAATCTTCATAAGAGTCAACATGTTCGTATGATGTGTAAAATTTTGATATCGCGAATTGAAAAAGGAATAGGTAAGGTATAG
- a CDS encoding acyl-CoA thioesterase — protein sequence MKEYAFEIEMKVRDYECDLQGVVNNSNYQHYMEHARHEFLETTGTSFSTLHDQGIDVMVSRVDISYKHSLRGSDRFVVQVAYQREGIKLVFFEDIYKLPEHTLCAKGRIEAICLQNGKLTRGELFETIFINKVEKREEDRGNIIP from the coding sequence ATGAAAGAGTACGCCTTTGAAATAGAGATGAAAGTACGGGACTACGAATGTGACCTGCAAGGCGTGGTCAACAATTCCAACTACCAACACTATATGGAACATGCCCGTCACGAGTTTTTGGAAACCACCGGAACCAGCTTTTCCACCCTTCACGATCAAGGTATCGACGTGATGGTCTCCCGCGTAGACATCTCCTACAAACACTCCCTTCGGGGCAGCGATCGCTTCGTCGTTCAAGTCGCCTACCAAAGAGAAGGTATCAAACTGGTATTCTTCGAGGACATCTACAAACTCCCGGAACATACGCTGTGTGCTAAAGGACGAATAGAGGCTATTTGCCTGCAAAACGGAAAACTTACCCGGGGTGAACTGTTTGAAACCATCTTTATTAACAAAGTGGAAAAGAGAGAAGAAGATCGGGGAAATATTATACCCTAG
- a CDS encoding lactate utilization protein — protein sequence MEQEIIHQTIKALERNHFEVYFAHDRQEAKNIFFQEIFDRIKPTTISWGDSETMKATGILSEIEQRPECILIRTFQEGYSRAQKTYWRRQALLADLFVTGTNALTRQGQLVNVDMVGNRVSGITFGPEHVVLFIGTNKITDNIEQAIERIRTTAAPLNAIRHPHLHTPCQTTKTCMNCQSADRLCNTWSITEKSFPPKRIKIILINEPLGL from the coding sequence ATGGAACAAGAAATTATCCATCAAACCATAAAAGCCTTGGAAAGAAATCATTTTGAAGTTTACTTTGCCCACGACCGACAAGAAGCTAAAAACATTTTCTTTCAGGAAATTTTTGACAGAATAAAGCCGACCACTATTTCATGGGGAGATTCTGAAACGATGAAAGCCACGGGGATCCTTTCCGAGATCGAACAACGACCGGAATGTATTCTCATCCGAACTTTCCAAGAAGGGTACAGCCGGGCCCAAAAAACATACTGGCGCCGCCAAGCCCTCCTTGCCGATTTATTCGTCACGGGAACGAATGCCCTCACCCGCCAAGGCCAACTTGTCAACGTGGACATGGTAGGAAACCGGGTATCAGGCATCACCTTCGGACCGGAACACGTCGTCCTATTCATCGGCACCAACAAGATCACGGATAACATCGAGCAGGCCATCGAACGCATCCGCACGACAGCCGCCCCGCTCAATGCCATCCGTCATCCTCATTTACACACCCCTTGCCAGACAACAAAAACCTGTATGAACTGCCAAAGCGCCGACCGTCTGTGCAACACATGGAGCATTACGGAAAAATCATTCCCGCCCAAACGGATCAAAATTATCCTTATTAACGAACCATTAGGCTTATAA
- a CDS encoding OprO/OprP family phosphate-selective porin — MMRHTLLILMLLACGMSASAQLTLKSEKGDFEARLIGRALFDGGVFFSDKTALGNSLEVYDVRLGTVVRFLERWTGKIELGFAKSKVSMKDIYIEYNDGKNVFKVGHYFEPFSLEYRIGTSDMKFNGAAVTGTAFGDRRRLGISYTYNCDVLNVSGGMFSDKDIDNTEKGDEGYALSGRVLYRPYVKGKDIIHVGVSSRFGVQGKAEKNKLTYSAGAPSNLIPEKFLKAEVTEAINEWKFGAEVVMVLDKWYFQSEYLMAHVNRKASVENYNGDGWYAQVGYALLNGRYGYNKMSGMATAPGAKSLEILCRYNITNMNDKDAGIMGGKQNDFSIGGIYYFNKYVAVKMSYSLVSLDKYAPVDGKQTFSMIQGRIQLSF, encoded by the coding sequence ATGATGAGGCATACGCTGTTAATTTTGATGTTATTGGCTTGTGGAATGAGTGCTTCGGCACAGTTGACGTTGAAGTCAGAGAAAGGGGATTTCGAGGCTCGCTTGATCGGTCGGGCATTGTTTGACGGAGGGGTGTTTTTCAGTGATAAGACCGCGTTGGGGAATTCTTTGGAAGTGTACGATGTTCGTTTGGGAACGGTGGTACGTTTTTTGGAACGTTGGACGGGGAAGATTGAGTTGGGGTTTGCCAAGAGTAAAGTGTCCATGAAAGATATTTATATCGAGTATAATGATGGAAAGAATGTGTTCAAGGTGGGGCATTATTTTGAACCGTTCAGTTTGGAGTACCGGATCGGGACTTCGGATATGAAGTTTAACGGGGCTGCCGTGACCGGAACTGCCTTCGGTGATCGTCGGCGATTGGGAATCAGTTACACGTACAATTGCGACGTGTTGAACGTGTCGGGAGGTATGTTCAGTGATAAAGATATTGATAATACGGAGAAAGGAGATGAGGGATACGCGTTGTCGGGGAGAGTGTTGTACCGTCCTTATGTCAAGGGAAAAGATATTATTCATGTGGGTGTATCCTCTCGTTTCGGGGTGCAAGGGAAGGCGGAAAAAAATAAATTGACTTATTCGGCAGGGGCTCCTTCGAATTTAATTCCCGAGAAGTTTTTAAAGGCTGAAGTGACCGAGGCGATTAACGAGTGGAAGTTCGGGGCTGAGGTGGTGATGGTTCTTGACAAGTGGTATTTCCAGAGTGAATACTTGATGGCTCACGTGAATCGTAAAGCGTCGGTCGAGAATTATAACGGTGACGGTTGGTATGCACAAGTGGGATATGCCTTGCTGAATGGCCGTTATGGTTATAATAAAATGAGTGGTATGGCCACGGCTCCGGGTGCGAAGAGTTTGGAAATCCTGTGTCGCTATAATATAACCAACATGAACGATAAGGATGCCGGAATTATGGGAGGAAAACAGAATGATTTTTCGATAGGCGGTATCTATTATTTTAATAAATACGTGGCGGTGAAGATGAGTTACAGTCTGGTGAGTTTGGATAAGTATGCACCGGTGGATGGGAAACAGACGTTTAGCATGATACAGGGGAGGATTCAGTTGAGCTTTTAA
- a CDS encoding type IA DNA topoisomerase, translating into MRVCIAEKPSVAKEIAEVLGAKVRRNGYFEGNDYCVTWTFGHLCSLQEPHEYTEKWRQWNLSMLPMIPSSFRIKLIDDDGIKRQFAIIEELFNRAEMVINCGDAGQEGELIQRWVLTKAKCKAPVMRLWISSLTEEAIRDGFAKLMSSKDFDTLYAAGSARAIGDWLLGMNATRAYTLRYGNGKNVLSIGRVQTPTLALIVDRQKAIEQFKPETYWEVRTDYRGGWFSYTKGRFTVKEEAEAFMQEILPLELEIKSVERKKAMEHPPKLFDLTLLQVECNRKFAFSADTTLKVIQSLYEKKLTTYPRVDTNFLPNDIYPKVPGILKGLKPYVTLIDPIVSGSKIRKSPKVFNDKKITDHHAIIPTGVFSYDMTPDEKRVYDLVARRFIAVFYPDCEIANTTVMAQVGENEFKATGKQIIDPAWRVVFPTASNKQSDENVLPVYEVGEKGPHAPELQEKETQPPKYYTEADLLRAMETAGKQVEDEELRDLMKENGIGRPSTRAGIIETLLKRGYIRKDKKRLVATATGVELIDTIQNDLLKSAELTGQWEKKLRMIEEGTYNVSDFMEELKVMVNELVHVVKCSPRKAITVEAVEEVKKEAAAKEKAPKKEKTPAEPVVLKCPKCGNGEVIKGRTAWGCSLYRKSCDFIIPMEFFGKKLTQKQVEALVLKGKTGSLNGFKNEDGSTFSGTLRLDDSFRVVVDKK; encoded by the coding sequence ATGCGTGTTTGTATAGCGGAAAAGCCGAGTGTGGCGAAGGAGATTGCGGAGGTTCTGGGAGCCAAAGTGCGTCGGAATGGTTATTTCGAGGGAAATGACTATTGCGTGACGTGGACATTCGGGCATCTTTGTTCGTTACAGGAACCGCACGAGTACACGGAGAAGTGGAGGCAGTGGAATTTGAGTATGTTACCGATGATTCCCTCCTCGTTCCGGATCAAGTTGATTGATGATGATGGGATCAAGCGGCAGTTTGCCATTATAGAAGAGTTGTTCAACCGGGCGGAGATGGTGATTAATTGCGGTGATGCGGGGCAGGAAGGGGAGTTGATCCAGCGATGGGTGCTTACGAAGGCGAAGTGTAAGGCTCCGGTGATGCGGTTATGGATTTCTTCGTTGACGGAAGAGGCGATTCGGGATGGGTTTGCCAAGTTGATGTCATCGAAAGATTTTGACACGCTATACGCGGCTGGTTCGGCCCGGGCGATTGGGGACTGGCTGTTGGGGATGAATGCCACGAGGGCTTACACGTTACGCTACGGGAACGGGAAGAACGTGTTGTCGATCGGGCGGGTGCAGACCCCGACGTTGGCACTGATTGTCGATCGGCAGAAAGCGATCGAGCAATTTAAACCGGAAACTTATTGGGAGGTGAGGACGGATTACCGGGGCGGTTGGTTCTCTTACACGAAAGGACGTTTCACGGTAAAGGAGGAGGCCGAGGCTTTCATGCAAGAGATTCTGCCCCTGGAGTTGGAAATCAAGAGCGTGGAACGTAAAAAGGCCATGGAGCATCCGCCGAAATTGTTCGACTTGACTTTGTTGCAGGTGGAATGTAACCGGAAGTTTGCTTTCTCGGCAGACACGACCTTGAAAGTGATCCAGTCGCTGTACGAGAAGAAGTTGACGACGTATCCCCGTGTAGATACGAATTTCTTGCCGAATGATATATATCCCAAGGTCCCCGGGATTTTGAAAGGACTGAAACCATACGTCACGTTGATCGACCCGATTGTTAGCGGGAGTAAGATACGAAAGTCCCCGAAGGTGTTCAATGACAAGAAAATCACGGATCACCACGCTATTATCCCGACGGGGGTTTTCAGTTATGACATGACCCCGGATGAAAAGCGGGTGTACGATCTGGTAGCTCGACGGTTTATTGCCGTATTCTATCCGGATTGCGAGATTGCGAACACCACGGTTATGGCGCAAGTCGGGGAGAACGAGTTCAAGGCGACCGGAAAACAGATTATAGACCCGGCTTGGCGGGTGGTATTCCCGACAGCATCGAACAAACAGAGTGATGAGAACGTGTTGCCCGTGTACGAGGTTGGGGAAAAGGGACCGCACGCTCCCGAATTGCAGGAGAAAGAGACGCAGCCTCCCAAGTATTACACGGAGGCGGATTTGCTACGGGCGATGGAGACGGCCGGGAAACAGGTGGAAGACGAAGAGCTCCGGGATCTGATGAAGGAGAACGGGATAGGACGCCCGTCTACCCGGGCGGGGATTATCGAGACGTTATTGAAAAGAGGGTATATCCGAAAGGATAAAAAACGATTGGTGGCCACTGCCACGGGTGTTGAATTGATTGATACGATTCAGAATGATTTGTTGAAGTCGGCCGAACTGACCGGACAATGGGAGAAAAAATTGCGGATGATTGAGGAGGGAACCTACAACGTGTCGGATTTCATGGAGGAGTTGAAGGTGATGGTGAACGAGTTGGTACACGTGGTGAAGTGTTCGCCCCGGAAAGCGATTACGGTGGAGGCGGTGGAAGAGGTGAAAAAAGAAGCGGCTGCAAAAGAGAAAGCCCCGAAAAAAGAAAAAACTCCCGCGGAACCCGTTGTGTTGAAATGTCCGAAGTGTGGGAACGGTGAGGTTATCAAGGGACGGACGGCCTGGGGGTGTAGCCTGTACCGGAAATCGTGTGACTTTATTATCCCCATGGAATTTTTTGGGAAAAAATTAACACAAAAGCAAGTCGAGGCTTTGGTGTTGAAAGGCAAAACCGGGTCGTTGAATGGCTTTAAAAATGAGGATGGTAGTACGTTTAGCGGCACCTTACGTCTGGACGATAGCTTCCGGGTGGTCGTGGATAAAAAATAA
- a CDS encoding TlpA family protein disulfide reductase, whose amino-acid sequence MRLKHYLSCMLILLSFITVNAQEKKELKEGDQAPTFKYLDINGKEVSLSDLEGKYVYIDVWATWCGPCQYELPHLKELEKKMHGKKIVFVSISCDKDKAAWEKMVKEQGLGGVQLHNGGDREFMTAFGIRGIPRFILLDKKGKIVNPNMTRPSNPETEKTLKALKGI is encoded by the coding sequence ATGAGATTAAAGCATTATTTATCCTGTATGTTGATCTTGTTGTCGTTTATCACGGTGAATGCACAAGAGAAAAAAGAGTTGAAAGAAGGGGATCAAGCTCCCACGTTCAAGTATTTGGATATAAACGGGAAGGAAGTTTCCTTGAGTGACTTGGAGGGTAAATATGTCTATATCGATGTATGGGCTACATGGTGTGGACCCTGCCAGTATGAGCTTCCTCATTTGAAAGAGTTGGAGAAAAAGATGCATGGGAAGAAAATCGTGTTCGTAAGTATTTCTTGTGATAAAGATAAAGCTGCCTGGGAGAAAATGGTGAAAGAACAAGGTTTGGGCGGAGTGCAATTACACAATGGCGGAGATCGTGAATTTATGACCGCTTTCGGGATTAGAGGTATTCCTCGTTTTATCCTGTTGGACAAGAAAGGAAAAATTGTAAATCCCAATATGACGCGTCCGTCAAATCCTGAAACGGAAAAGACGCTGAAGGCGTTGAAGGGAATCTAG
- a CDS encoding YccF domain-containing protein, with protein sequence MKILGNIIWVLFGGFFIALEYFVSSIGLFITIIGIPFGLQTLKLGVLALWPFGSRVVDIPQSSGCLSLLMNVIWFFIGGVWICLSHLLFGILFCITVIGIPFGLQHFKLAGLAITPFGHDVL encoded by the coding sequence ATGAAAATTCTTGGAAATATTATCTGGGTCCTATTCGGCGGATTTTTCATCGCCCTGGAATACTTTGTATCCAGCATCGGTTTGTTCATCACGATCATCGGAATCCCTTTCGGGCTACAAACCTTAAAACTCGGAGTACTGGCTCTTTGGCCATTCGGTAGTCGGGTGGTCGACATTCCGCAAAGTAGCGGTTGTCTATCCCTCCTCATGAATGTCATTTGGTTCTTCATCGGGGGAGTATGGATATGCTTATCCCATCTCCTTTTCGGGATACTCTTCTGCATCACCGTTATCGGCATCCCGTTCGGATTGCAACACTTCAAACTGGCCGGCCTGGCCATCACCCCCTTCGGTCACGACGTCCTATAG
- a CDS encoding thioredoxin family protein has protein sequence MIDFYTNWCVPCKTIAPILEELQREYEGKVDIYKVDSDMEKELVKAFNVRSIPTLMFVPVEGQPQVGCGAVSKGELEHFFHQVFHI, from the coding sequence GTGATAGATTTCTACACGAACTGGTGTGTTCCGTGTAAGACCATAGCCCCGATTCTGGAAGAATTGCAGCGGGAGTACGAGGGGAAAGTTGATATATACAAGGTGGATAGCGATATGGAAAAGGAGCTGGTGAAGGCCTTTAACGTGCGAAGCATCCCGACCTTGATGTTTGTTCCCGTGGAAGGTCAGCCGCAAGTGGGATGCGGGGCCGTGTCCAAAGGGGAATTGGAGCATTTCTTTCACCAAGTATTTCATATTTGA
- a CDS encoding SulP family inorganic anion transporter yields the protein MEKVFSPKLFGLIKDGSVKKNLSKDILAGIVVGIVALPLAIAFAVASGVSPEKGIITAIVAGFLISFFGGSRVQIGGPTGAFIIIVYGIVNDYGLDGMIISTIFAGVIMIGFGMLRLGTLLKFIPHPLIVGFTSGIALTIFSTQISSALGLTLTDVPGSFIGKWGAYFGGIDTVNWYAVGITIVTVLIAVYMPKITSRVPGSFVAILVVTPIVAFFLPEGAVTTIGSEFGEIKCNLTPVFPSIEWGQLSHYLQPAMTIAILGAIESLLSAVVADGMISGHHRSNTELIAQGIANIASPLFGGIPATGAIARTATNVKNGGRTPIAGITHAVVLLLIMLFFGKWASLIPMSCLAGILIVVSYNMSEWRSFRSILRASMSDVVILLVTFFLTVLVDLTVAIEIGVVLAALLFMKRMADNAPKEMIGATNMDSDVLENYKDLPKGLGIYEISGPFFFGSAKTYCETIRNLGVNYDVLIIRMRHVPFVDTTGLKNLRETILQLKNEGTYIVLSGVSESVKKDLLKGGIGELVGVENIYPKFDLALQAAKEKVKEK from the coding sequence ATGGAAAAAGTGTTTAGTCCGAAATTATTCGGATTAATTAAAGACGGTTCGGTAAAGAAGAATTTGTCGAAGGATATTCTTGCCGGAATCGTGGTAGGTATCGTGGCCTTACCGTTGGCAATTGCTTTTGCCGTGGCCTCAGGTGTTTCTCCTGAAAAGGGGATTATAACGGCTATCGTGGCCGGATTTCTCATCTCGTTCTTTGGTGGTAGCCGGGTACAGATTGGGGGACCCACGGGAGCTTTTATCATTATTGTCTACGGGATTGTAAATGATTACGGTCTGGACGGGATGATTATTTCAACGATATTTGCCGGGGTGATCATGATCGGGTTTGGTATGTTGCGGTTAGGGACTTTGCTGAAGTTTATTCCTCACCCGTTGATTGTCGGTTTTACTTCCGGTATTGCCTTGACGATTTTCTCCACGCAGATATCCAGTGCGTTGGGATTGACGCTGACGGATGTGCCGGGGAGTTTTATCGGTAAGTGGGGCGCTTATTTCGGGGGAATAGATACGGTGAACTGGTATGCCGTGGGAATCACGATCGTGACCGTGTTGATCGCGGTGTATATGCCGAAAATCACGAGCCGGGTGCCGGGTTCGTTTGTGGCTATACTGGTGGTGACACCTATCGTGGCTTTCTTTTTGCCGGAAGGTGCGGTGACGACAATCGGTTCCGAGTTCGGGGAGATTAAATGTAATTTGACTCCGGTGTTCCCCTCTATCGAGTGGGGGCAGTTGTCTCATTACTTGCAGCCTGCCATGACGATCGCTATTTTAGGTGCAATCGAGTCGTTGTTGTCTGCGGTGGTGGCTGACGGTATGATTAGTGGGCATCATCGTTCGAATACAGAGTTGATCGCTCAGGGTATTGCTAACATTGCCTCTCCTTTGTTTGGTGGTATTCCTGCCACGGGAGCCATTGCCCGTACGGCAACCAACGTGAAGAACGGGGGGCGGACTCCGATTGCCGGAATCACCCATGCCGTGGTGTTGTTGCTGATCATGTTGTTCTTTGGGAAATGGGCATCTTTGATTCCGATGTCCTGTCTGGCGGGTATCTTGATCGTGGTATCTTATAATATGAGTGAATGGCGGTCGTTCCGTTCTATTCTGCGGGCATCTATGTCCGACGTGGTGATTTTGCTGGTGACGTTCTTCTTGACCGTGCTGGTCGATCTGACCGTGGCAATTGAAATCGGAGTTGTGTTGGCTGCCCTGTTGTTTATGAAACGTATGGCGGATAACGCTCCGAAAGAGATGATCGGTGCCACGAATATGGATAGTGATGTGCTTGAGAATTATAAGGATCTGCCGAAAGGTTTGGGTATATACGAGATTAGCGGGCCGTTTTTTTTCGGGTCGGCAAAGACATATTGTGAAACAATTCGTAACTTAGGCGTGAATTATGATGTGCTGATTATTCGTATGCGTCATGTTCCTTTCGTGGATACTACCGGGTTGAAAAATCTGAGAGAGACAATTCTCCAATTGAAGAACGAGGGTACGTATATCGTTTTATCGGGAGTGAGCGAATCGGTGAAGAAAGATTTGTTGAAGGGAGGAATCGGTGAACTTGTAGGTGTTGAGAATATTTACCCGAAATTTGATCTGGCTTTACAGGCCGCGAAAGAGAAGGTTAAAGAGAAATAA